The Juglans regia cultivar Chandler chromosome 2, Walnut 2.0, whole genome shotgun sequence genome includes a window with the following:
- the LOC109010451 gene encoding actin-related protein 2/3 complex subunit 3-like has protein sequence MAIKDFYDRPNQSFDFLVKIYRGEQPYQEVLADVHFVLSLYIEASVCADRTDIVDEAITFFRANVFFRNFDIKSSADKLLIYLTLYINVALKRLEGCRTLAEGTKAIINLGLEKVPVPGEPGFPFPGLFPLPQSQKEAELLRNYLKQIREETSGRLLSVAYRPNGTPNKWWLAFAKRKFMNVIVP, from the exons ATGGCGATTAAGGATTTTTATGACAGACCAAATCAAAGTTTCGATTTTCTCGTGAAAATTTATCGAGGGGAACAACCTTATCAGGAAGTTCTTGCAG ATGTCCATTTCGTTTTATCTTTGTATATTGAAGCATCTGTGTGTGCAGATAGAACCGATATTGTTGATGAAGCCATCACATTCTTTCGCGCGAATGTCTTCTTCCGAAACTTTGATATCAAAAGCTCAGCGGATAAACTCCTCATCTATTTGACATTGTACATTAATGTGGCTTTGAAGAGGCTTGAAGGCTGCAGAACTTTGGCTGAAGGAACCAAGGCCATCATCAACTTGGGTCTGGAAAAGGTTCCTGTCCCTGGAGAGCCTGGTTTTCCTTTTCCAGGCCTTTTCCCCCTTCCTCAGTCTCAGAAGGAAGCAG AGCTGCTGAGGAATTATCTGAAGCAGATCAGGGAGGAAACAAGTGGAAGATTATTGAGTGTTGCATATAGACCCAATGGGACTCCAAATAAATGGTGGCTGGCTTTTGCGAAAAGGAAATTTATGAATGTCATTGTGCCTTGA
- the LOC109010461 gene encoding uncharacterized transporter C405.03c-like codes for MGWRYGGGLLLIITVAIVWVTSAEITQGIFTEYKHPFAVTYLGTSLLAAYLPIAYIKDWLLKFLRSSSCTSDHDPADDFSGGIESPIYNNCAQTDMDIEQQQPLADEKCVKGLDFQKLEKPTIFYSKDDEHDQDMLIHRRKLSTKEVATLGLFIGPIWFLSEYFMNAALERTSVASTTILFSTSGLFVILIESMLGQASVNVVNLVSVSVSMAGVVMTTYGKTWAENESQSNTSLDRNHSFLGYVFALLSAMTDGLFTVLLKKFAGEEGEKVDLQKLFGYIGLVILVSLWWLVLPLTALGIEPKFMVPDSAKMVEVVVANCFAGSFLSDYFWALGVVWTTPLVAALGASLTIPLAMLEDMVIHGRHYSIIYILGSLQVLLGFVIANLSDWFSPTLGLPLLNSMRNFLIHS; via the exons ATGGGTTGGAGATATGGGGGAGGATTGCTCCTTATCATAACTGTTGCCATTGTGTGGGTCACCTCTGCAGAAATCACTCAG gGTATTTTCACAGAATATAAGCACCCCTTTGCAGTAACTTATCTTGGAACCTCTCTGTTGGCAGCTTATCTTCCAATAGCATACATTAAGGATTGGTTACTGAAATTTCTGAGAAGTTCCTCTTGCACTAGTGACCATGATCCTGCAGATGACTTCTCAGGGGGGATTGAATCTCCTATATATAATAACTGTGCACAAACTGATATGGACATCGAACAACAGCAACCTTTGGCTGATGAGAAATGTGTCAAAGGCCTGGATTTTCAAAAGCTAGAAAAACCAACCATTTTTTATAGCAAAGACGATGAACATGATCAGGACATGCTGATACATCGTAGAAAACTCAGCACAAAGGAAGTCGCTACGCTAGGCTTATTCATTGGTCCAATCTGGTTTCTATCAGAG TATTTTATGAATGCAGCACTTGAACGAACAAGCGTTGCTAGTACAACAATATTATTCTCAACTTCAGGACTTTTCGTTATTCTAATCGAGTCAATGCTGGGACAAGCCTCTGTAAATGTAGTAAATTTGGTTTCTGTTTCTGTCAGCATGGCTGGTGTTGTCATGACAACATACGGGAAGACTTGGGCCGAGAATGAATCCCAGTCGAACACATCATT AGACAGAAACCATTCTTTTCTCGGATACGTTTTTGCTTTGCTCTCAGCTATGACTGATGGACTCTTCACAG TACTCCTTAAAAAGTTTGCCggggaagaaggagaaaaggTGGATCTGCAAAAGTTATTCGGatatattggattagtcatcctTGTTTCCCTTTGGTGGCTAG TATTGCCGCTGACTGCATTAGGCATTGAACCCAAGTTCATGGTTCCTGACTCTGCTAAAATGGTTGAAGTTGTCGTTGCCAATTGCTTTGCAGGAAGTTTCCTCTCAGATTATTTCTG GGCATTAGGTGTTGTCTGGACCACCCCACTGGTGGCTGCACTGGGAGCCTCGCTTACTATACCACTTGCAATGCTGGAGGACATGGTTATCCATGGCCGACActattcaattatttatattcttggCTCACTTCAG GTATTACTGGGATTTGTAATTGCCAACCTTTCTGATTGGTTCTCACCCACGTTGGGATTGCCACTCTTGAATTCCATGAGAAATTTTTTGATACATTCATAA
- the LOC109012678 gene encoding sodium/calcium exchanger NCL-like: MSKHLTLSFLLPFFFLILCDPSYGRFITHTTYFSLSSDLVSDGVQPLRGPPYLALNLSSSFSAAESTCEQTYGFLPCTKTILGNIFLIVIYDYLMFLSATYLSNGSEVLLEILGPGIVGGLVLPILGAVPDAMLILVSGLSGSIEIAQSQVSVGMGMLAGSTVTLLTIIWGTCVIVGKCDLVDDVAQDAQDTKGFNLTESGVSTDIWTSYTARIMVISVVPFIIVQIPQVLNSTSGRHLAVWIALIVSLLLLISYCLYQVLQPWIQELKISYVEHKRVIFGLLRHLKMQAVGRLVKDNGEPDEESIKKLFSVVDIDGDGKISYSELRALVVGIRFEESKLNQNEAVDKLMRDFDTSQDSFIDETEFVNGTSKWLRRATRIRTASGDPGAPTLTILNAFHQDTNREHDLLDVRDKVLEDVGGSKWTSIKAVLLLLLGTLIAIAFADPLVDAIDNFADATGIPSFFVSFIALPLATNSREAVSTITSASHDKRITASLTFSELYGVVTVNNVLCISVFLALVNIRGLTWDFSSEVLVIVIVCFVVGIFASFRTHFPLWTALVAFLLYPFSLALIYVLHYVLDWS, from the exons ATGTCCAAGCATTTAACCCtctccttcctcctccccttcttcttcctgATCTTATGCGATCCCTCCTATGGCCGCTTCATCACCCACACTACGTACTTCTCTTTATCTTCTGATCTAGTCTCCGATGGGGTCCAGCCGCTCCGTGGCCCGCCCTACCTCGCTCTCAACCTGTCCTCTTCCTTCTCTGCTGCTGAGTCCACTTGCGAGCAGACCTACGGGTTCTTGCCCTGCACCAAGACCATCCTTGGAAATATCTTCCTCATCGTCATCTATGACTACCTCATGTTCCTCTCCGCCACCTATTTGTCCAATGGCAGCGAGGTCTTGTTGGAGATTCTTGGCCCTGGTATTGTCGGCGGTTTGGTCCTTCCAATCCTCGGCGCCGTTCCGGATGCCATGCTTATTCTCG TATCCGGTCTTTCAGGAAGCATAGAAATTGCTCAAAGTCAAGTTTCTGTTGGTATGGGCATGCTAGCTGGTTCAACTGTTACGCTGCTTACGATAATATGGGGAACATGCGTTATTGTTGGCAAGTGCGACCTCGTTGACGATGTTGCACAAGATGCACAAGATACAAAAGGCTTTAACTTAACTG AATCGGGTGTTAGTACTGATATATGGACTAGCTATACAGCAAGGATTATGGTGATTTCTGTCGTCCCATTTATAATCGTTCAAATACCACAAGTTCTCAATTCAACCTCGGGGAGGCACTTGGCAGTCTGGATTGCGCTTATTGTTTCTCTCCTACTATTGATTTCCTATTGTCTTTATCAG GTCCTTCAACCTTGGATCCAGGAATTGAAAATATCTTATGTGGAGCACAAGCGTGTTATATTTGGACTTCTAAGGCATCTAAAAATGCAGGCAGTGGGAAGGCTGGTCAAGGATAATGGTGAACCGGATGAGGAAAGCATtaaaaa GTTGTTCTCTGTAGTAGACATAGATGGCGATGGGAAAATTTCATATAGTGAATTGAGAGCATTGGTTGTTGGAATTAGGTTTGAAGAGAGTAAACTGAATCAGAATGAAGCTGTAGATAAGTTAATGAGAGATTTTGATACATCCCAGGATTCTTTCATCGATGAGACAGAGTTTGTCAATGGCACTTCTAAATGGCTGAGGAGGGCAACACGCATACGGACTGCCTCTGGTGATCCTGGTGCTCCCACGCTTACAATTTTAAATGCCTTTCACCAG GACACAAATAGAGAGCATGATTTGTTGGATGTGCGCGATAAAGTATTGGAGGATGTTGGGGGTTCCAAGTGGACATCTATTAAAGCAGTGCTATTGTTGTTGCTGGGAACTCTCATTGCTATCGCATTTGCTGACCCCTTGGTAGATGCCATTGATAACTTTGCTGATGCCACCGGTATTCCTTCTTTCTTCGTCTCCTTCATCGCGCTGCCTTTAGCTACCAACTCTAGGGAAGCTGTGTCAACAATTACATCTGCTAGCCATGACAAACGTATAACAGCCTCCTTAACATTTTCCGAG CTATATGGGGTAGTAACAGTGAATAATGTTCTATGTATCTCAGTGTTCTTAGCCCTTGTTAACATTAGGGGATTGACATGGGATTTCTCATCTGAAGTGCTGGTTATTGTTATTGTCTGCTTTGTGGTGGGTATCTTCGCCAGCTTCCGCACCCATTTCCCTCTATGGACAGCTCTTGTTGCTTTCCTACTTTACCCTTTCTCCCTTGCCCTGATCTATGTTCTTCACTATGTTTTGGACTGGTCATAG